From Leptodactylus fuscus isolate aLepFus1 chromosome 11, aLepFus1.hap2, whole genome shotgun sequence, one genomic window encodes:
- the SPOUT1 gene encoding 28S rRNA (uridine-N(3))-methyltransferase, protein MAEKRARLEQEPEKKVNWRKHKAQRNELKKQWKEAKLLKTLEKEQLKKQEEAERLEKEKEREAKRESHGRPYTVSVALPGSIMDNAQSPELRTYLAGQIARACAIFCVDEIVIFDETGEGSKSVEGEFEGVGKKGQACVQLARILQYLECPQYLRKSFFPKHPDLQFAGLLNPLDSPHHVRIDEESTYREGVVLDRPTKAGKGSFVNCGMRKEVQIDKQLQAGVRVTVQIQPEKSDQKVRKGIVVSPQHPRTEDGIYWGYRVRLASCLSAVFTECPFKDGYDLTIGTSERGSSVEDVTLSHFQHAVVVFGGLRGLEASVDSDQNLDIEEPGILFNHYLNTCPDQGSRTIRTEEAILISLAALKPRIENALKKLKEG, encoded by the exons ATGGCGGAGAAGAGAGCTCGGCTGGAGCAG GAACCTGAAAAGAAAGTAAACTGGAGGAAACATAAGGCACAGA GAAATGAACTGAAAAAGCAATGGAAAGAGGCAAAATTACTGAAAACGCTAGAGAAGGAGCAACTGAAGAAACAGGAAGAGGCTGAGAGactggagaaggagaaggagagggAAGCGAAGAGAGAATCCCACG GTCGTCCATATACAGTGAGTGTGGCATTGCCTGGTTCCATTATGGATAACGCCCAGTCCCCAGAGCTGCGTACGTACCTGGCTGGCCAGATAGCTCGGGCGTGTGCCATTTTTTGTGTGGACGAGATAGTAATATTTGACGAGACTGGCGAAGGATCCAA AAGCGTGGAAGGGGAGTTTGAGGGAGTTGGCAAAAAAGGCCAGGCGTGTGTGCAGCTGGCACGTATACTGCAGTACCTGGAATGTCCACA GTATTTAAGAAAATCCTTCTTCCCCAAGCATCCAGATCTGCAGTTTGCAG GGCTCCTGAACCCTCTGGACAGTCCTCATCATGTGAGAATTGATGAAGAGTCTACATACCGGGAGGGAGTTGTATTGGATCGACCCACTAAAGCTGGCAAAGGCTCATTCGTGAACTGTGGAATGCGGAAG GAGGTGCAGATCGACAAGCAGCTACAGGCCGGAGTCAGAGTCACTGTTCAGATACAACCGGAGAAGTCAG ACCAAAAAGTTAGAAAAGGGATTGTGGTGTCGCCACAGCATCCGAGGACAGAAGATGGCATATACTGGGGGTACCGAGTGAGGCTGGCGTCTTGCCTCA GTGCGGTTTTCACAGAATGCCCCTTTAAGGACGGCTATGACCTTACTATTGGGACCTCTGAACGTGGGAGCAGTGTGGAGGATGTGACCCTGTCGCATTTCCA ACATGCTGTGGTTGTGTTTGGAGGACTTCGAGGACTGGAGGCCAGTGTGGACAGTGACCAGAACCTGGACATAGAAGAACCTGGCATCTTATTTAACCATTACCTGAACACGTGTCCAGACCAGGGCAGCCGCACTATCAGGACAGAG GAAGCCATATTGATCTCACTTGCCGCATTAAAACCCAGAATAGAAAATGCATTGAAGAAGCTGAAAGAAGGCTGA